In one Corallococcus sp. EGB genomic region, the following are encoded:
- a CDS encoding LPS-assembly protein LptD, translating into MTFLAPVVLTLWVSAQIPLATQVELPTGEVVELAADYVVYENDILTARGHCELRSGPNVLRADEVTYSEATQVATATGNVMFVSGLMAAIADDVRVDLRSNEANVKGGLFMQKKGVTPEALQAAKTPDELRKMGETPVLMSGTRIRRTGETAFSVDGLAFTPCQCGPGEPSWRVEAKEANVKMGERAILTWPVVYVRSVPVFALPWLYLPLAERRSGLLIPRPSNSGLNGFALDAPVFVTLGESYDLTFTPGFYTGGGDVTNPRFLQEDGTPIREPRINGVKGPRLLTEFRYVPSEHTRGRATLGFLYDLRPRLNPTTIDFFRVLNRTDPQHPFDTAEIIDEKRGLRGEASWQHTQDLGDGWHDRVDAYFVSDGFYTRDLTADLLVQNYSYLRSTAVVYQRRDDRYLGLDVSLRQDLRYPLRFFQPNTIPAAAAVSGVATEPHGPSTFQRLPGITLALPQRPLFGGRVTGGMQMEYSRLAPLRSGGFADDGSDGLFSLSGRWRPEGTPLNTDPGTLPFDLLEGNGRFDPTEREGRDRVSLASRLSTSYGLGTWGRLTPSLGLRQDVSVGEVSGRAASRGYALADLVLDSQLARTFADKDTLYRHTLSPSVTLRYVPGGWGHGLTALNGNGTGTVPLIYDEWDSAVPLQSNGSVRGFLHAVVAVDQTLRVRKGPTTREPLRLRVGQGFDLSRIAPVAGRDTVQGSVLRDTFARLSASAGVITAGGLVRIDPTTRDITQLSADFTIDNGKGNALYARYDDLLAVKQLSIDRGLDPLAQGPDFVRRGVDMLVGDAPRPLPSHNDQLDPTPTERAQALTVGTRIKLGFGLGLRYEALVQPLYKDLNTQESQPLAQQTFGVSYGPACDCWRIEGVMILRRNQTPEFAGVNLSVAGFGSFGSGG; encoded by the coding sequence ATGACCTTCCTTGCCCCGGTCGTCCTGACGCTCTGGGTGTCGGCCCAGATTCCGCTGGCCACGCAGGTGGAGCTGCCCACCGGCGAGGTCGTGGAGCTGGCGGCCGACTACGTCGTCTACGAAAACGACATCCTCACTGCCCGGGGCCACTGCGAGCTGCGCAGCGGCCCCAACGTGCTGCGCGCGGATGAGGTGACGTACAGCGAGGCCACGCAGGTGGCCACCGCCACCGGCAACGTGATGTTCGTCAGCGGCCTGATGGCCGCCATCGCGGACGACGTGCGCGTGGACCTGCGCTCCAACGAAGCCAACGTGAAGGGCGGCCTCTTCATGCAGAAGAAGGGCGTCACCCCCGAGGCGCTCCAGGCCGCGAAGACGCCGGACGAATTGCGCAAGATGGGCGAGACGCCCGTCCTGATGAGCGGTACGCGCATCCGGCGCACCGGGGAGACGGCCTTCTCCGTGGACGGCCTGGCCTTCACCCCATGCCAGTGCGGCCCCGGCGAGCCCAGCTGGCGCGTGGAGGCGAAGGAGGCCAACGTGAAGATGGGCGAGCGCGCCATCCTCACCTGGCCCGTGGTGTACGTGCGCTCGGTGCCGGTGTTCGCGCTGCCGTGGCTGTACCTGCCCCTGGCCGAGCGCCGCTCCGGCCTGCTCATTCCGCGTCCGTCCAACTCCGGCCTCAACGGCTTCGCGCTGGATGCACCCGTCTTCGTCACGCTGGGGGAGAGCTACGACCTGACGTTCACCCCCGGCTTCTACACGGGCGGCGGTGACGTCACGAACCCCCGGTTCCTCCAGGAGGACGGCACGCCCATCCGCGAGCCGCGCATCAACGGCGTGAAGGGCCCGCGGCTGCTCACCGAGTTCCGCTACGTCCCCAGTGAGCACACGCGCGGCCGGGCCACGCTGGGGTTCCTCTACGACCTGCGGCCCCGGCTGAATCCCACCACCATCGATTTCTTCCGAGTCCTGAACCGGACCGACCCGCAGCATCCTTTCGACACGGCGGAGATCATCGACGAGAAGCGCGGCCTGCGGGGCGAGGCCTCCTGGCAGCACACGCAGGACCTGGGCGACGGCTGGCACGACCGTGTCGACGCGTACTTCGTGTCGGACGGCTTCTACACCCGCGACCTCACGGCCGACCTGCTGGTGCAGAACTACAGCTACCTGCGCAGCACCGCCGTCGTGTACCAACGCCGCGACGACCGCTACCTGGGCCTTGACGTGTCGCTGCGCCAGGACCTGCGCTACCCCTTACGCTTCTTCCAACCCAACACGATTCCCGCCGCGGCCGCGGTGAGCGGCGTCGCCACCGAGCCCCACGGTCCGTCGACGTTCCAGCGGCTGCCGGGCATCACCCTGGCCCTGCCGCAGCGTCCGCTCTTCGGCGGGCGGGTGACGGGCGGGATGCAGATGGAGTACAGCCGGCTGGCGCCCCTGCGCAGCGGCGGCTTCGCGGACGACGGCTCGGACGGACTCTTCTCTCTCTCCGGTCGGTGGCGCCCGGAGGGAACGCCCCTGAATACCGACCCCGGGACGCTGCCCTTCGACCTGCTGGAGGGCAACGGCCGCTTCGATCCCACCGAGCGCGAGGGCCGCGACCGTGTGTCGCTGGCCTCGCGCCTGTCCACGTCCTACGGGCTGGGCACGTGGGGCCGCCTGACGCCCTCGCTGGGGTTGCGCCAGGACGTGTCCGTGGGCGAGGTCTCCGGACGCGCCGCCTCGCGCGGCTACGCGCTGGCGGACCTGGTGCTGGACTCGCAGCTGGCGCGCACCTTCGCGGACAAGGACACGCTCTACCGCCACACGCTGTCCCCGTCGGTGACCCTGCGCTACGTGCCCGGCGGCTGGGGCCACGGGCTCACCGCGCTCAACGGCAATGGCACCGGCACCGTGCCGCTCATCTACGACGAGTGGGACTCCGCCGTGCCGCTCCAGTCCAACGGCAGCGTGCGCGGCTTCCTGCACGCCGTGGTCGCCGTGGACCAGACGCTGCGCGTCCGCAAGGGCCCCACCACCCGCGAGCCGCTGCGCCTGCGCGTCGGGCAGGGCTTCGACCTGTCGCGCATCGCGCCCGTCGCCGGCCGAGACACGGTGCAGGGCAGCGTGCTGCGGGACACCTTCGCGCGCCTGTCCGCCAGCGCCGGCGTCATCACCGCGGGCGGGCTCGTGCGCATCGACCCGACCACGCGCGACATCACCCAGCTGTCCGCCGACTTCACCATCGACAATGGCAAGGGCAACGCGCTGTACGCGCGCTACGACGACCTGCTGGCCGTGAAACAATTGTCAATTGATCGTGGGTTGGATCCTTTGGCACAAGGACCCGATTTCGTACGTCGGGGCGTGGACATGTTGGTGGGAGACGCACCTCGTCCCCTCCCGTCCCACAATGACCAGCTTGACCCCACTCCGACCGAACGGGCGCAGGCACTCACTGTCGGTACGCGAATCAAGCTCGGATTCGGGCTCGGGTTGCGATACGAAGCGTTGGTGCAACCGCTTTATAAGGATCTGAATACCCAGGAAAGTCAGCCGCTTGCGCAGCAGACCTTCGGCGTGTCGTATGGACCCGCCTGTGACTGCTGGCGCATTGAGGGCGTGATGATCCTGCGGCGCAATCAGACGCCGGAATTCGCCGGCGTGAACCTGAGTGTGGCCGGATTCGGATCCTTCGGGTCGGGAGGATAG
- a CDS encoding endonuclease/exonuclease/phosphatase family protein — MELTLVSYNIHSGIGVDGAFDLERVGAVLREVNADIIALQEVGDFRGKTPREDQPEHLAQMLGLHMAFGPNVVRNGRRYGNAILSRLPVLKSKNYDLSVPRREPRGALRCDLDLGGGQQLHVFCLHLGLSVSERRRQEALLLSADLLRDAARKDPMVVCGDFNSWGNGPVSSLVREAIHDAAFELGAAARTYPTRLPLFRLDRIYVDSGVRPVSVTPHRSPLSRVASDHLPLVMRFEAPISVQPPLAPPVQLIG, encoded by the coding sequence GTGGAGCTGACCCTCGTCTCCTACAACATCCACTCCGGCATCGGCGTGGACGGAGCCTTCGACCTGGAGCGCGTGGGCGCGGTGCTCCGCGAGGTGAACGCGGACATCATCGCCCTTCAAGAGGTGGGGGACTTCCGGGGCAAGACGCCCCGGGAGGATCAGCCCGAGCATCTGGCCCAGATGCTCGGGCTGCACATGGCCTTTGGCCCCAACGTCGTCCGCAACGGGCGCAGGTACGGCAACGCCATCCTCAGCCGGCTGCCGGTGCTCAAGTCGAAGAACTACGACCTGAGCGTGCCGCGCCGCGAGCCCCGGGGCGCGCTGCGCTGCGACCTGGACCTGGGCGGCGGACAGCAACTGCACGTGTTCTGTCTCCACCTGGGCCTGTCCGTGAGCGAGCGGCGGCGGCAGGAAGCGCTCCTGCTGTCCGCCGACCTGTTGCGCGACGCGGCCCGCAAGGACCCGATGGTGGTGTGCGGGGACTTCAACTCCTGGGGCAATGGGCCGGTGTCGTCGCTCGTGCGTGAGGCCATCCACGACGCCGCGTTCGAGCTGGGCGCCGCCGCGCGCACGTACCCCACGCGGCTGCCCCTGTTCCGGTTGGATCGCATCTATGTGGACTCCGGCGTGAGGCCCGTGTCGGTGACGCCGCACCGCTCGCCGTTGAGCCGGGTGGCGTCGGACCACCTGCCGCTGGTGATGCGCTTCGAGGCGCCCATCTCCGTGCAGCCCCCCCTCGCACCGCCGGTGCAGCTGATCGGCTAG
- a CDS encoding helix-turn-helix domain-containing protein, producing the protein MSDLGKRIGQRIRELRTQRPERWTQEELAERAQISVSFLSMIERGERVPHVETLAALSNALSVSLGELFTGTEQTPAQTEDLLRPLSDFARARGLNARDVDRLLGVARVMFNGSAA; encoded by the coding sequence GTGTCGGATCTCGGAAAAAGAATTGGCCAGCGCATTCGCGAGCTTCGCACGCAGCGCCCGGAGCGATGGACGCAGGAGGAGCTCGCGGAGCGTGCGCAGATCAGCGTGTCCTTCCTGTCCATGATCGAGCGCGGCGAGCGTGTGCCGCACGTGGAGACACTGGCGGCGCTTTCCAACGCCCTCAGCGTCAGCCTCGGTGAGCTGTTCACGGGCACCGAGCAGACGCCCGCCCAGACGGAGGACCTGCTGCGTCCCCTGTCGGACTTCGCTCGTGCCCGCGGCCTCAACGCGCGCGACGTGGACCGCCTGCTCGGCGTGGCCCGCGTGATGTTCAACGGCTCGGCGGCCTGA
- a CDS encoding CHASE2 domain-containing protein, producing the protein MQRLRIHSSGRRFLHRLGFSLVMAALFGCLLGLLVSQRATRPSRPDDTPAPLFSPSGLIEALSHALDGGERVFYDWRIRQLGEVSERSDRVVLVSIDDDTLAEAQQGPRADIAAYPWPRQVMGGMVHRLVEEGASVVMLDFAYPELSPRACVTPTRSGRGALSQDDDAFRALLDQDPGHSVLAFRWGAEGTRSLSPTGRLWPYRVRLGSYPGVTEARARAQAVLALQRPAFLIPAGKDVEVWAGVADEGEGRSLGDQLGAASASIQERRAADDAFRVAPSDLFLALASVQVQGLDPEKLLEVRQLQHPVTPLLSPASGYGATTLPADPDGVVRGVPHLVAYSPRGGARYVLPSLPLAAAMRLAGTQKLRYADGRLYIGDKYSVPMDASGYSLLRWEAPAATRGARGPLARSIRAWNVLLNLFDKQEARPARFDHDLDGRAVILTNTSSYAPERRVTPIGPGIANGAVLGQALANILASDGITRAPPKVDMLATMALAFFGAFLALSFSWLLRSVGGAFLFVCVAVAAGAGYVGAAGYVFVHDQLWIAVAGPLWSGGLAFLVTTLYAFRTEQDVREFVHSALGRYVSPDVARLVARDVSLMKPERRQMSVYLCDIEGFTRLSEALPPEQLVPLLNTFLTEMTAVVRATVGQVDKYIGDSVMAFWGAPVRTDRHAHLACEAALKLQAALAQKQPLWEKQFGHRLSVRAGIDTGDLLVGDMGSELKSHYTVMGDAVGMAGRLEAANKEYGTQVLVGQATAQLASDAYVFREVDRVLLRDRPQPVRVHELLGRRGEFSQEKQAGIALYEKALTAYYARDFILAQELFRRCTVEHGDPVARVYVQRCQHLIQTPPPEDWDGVIRWGRRSTDPR; encoded by the coding sequence GTGCAACGCCTCCGCATCCACTCCTCCGGCCGCCGCTTCCTCCACCGGCTCGGCTTCTCGCTCGTCATGGCGGCCCTGTTCGGCTGCCTGCTGGGCCTGCTCGTCTCCCAGCGCGCCACGCGCCCCTCGCGCCCGGACGACACGCCCGCGCCCCTGTTCTCACCCTCCGGGCTCATCGAGGCGCTCTCCCATGCGCTGGACGGCGGCGAGCGCGTCTTCTACGACTGGCGCATCCGCCAACTGGGCGAGGTCTCCGAGCGCTCCGACCGCGTCGTGCTCGTCTCCATCGACGACGACACGCTCGCCGAGGCCCAGCAGGGCCCCCGCGCGGACATCGCCGCGTACCCGTGGCCGCGCCAGGTCATGGGCGGCATGGTGCACCGGCTGGTGGAGGAGGGCGCCTCCGTGGTGATGCTGGACTTCGCCTACCCGGAGCTCAGCCCCCGCGCCTGCGTCACCCCCACGCGCTCCGGCCGCGGCGCCCTGTCCCAGGACGACGACGCGTTCCGCGCCCTCCTGGACCAGGACCCCGGCCACTCCGTGCTCGCCTTCCGCTGGGGCGCCGAGGGCACCCGCTCGCTGTCCCCCACCGGCCGCCTGTGGCCCTACCGCGTCCGGCTGGGCAGCTACCCCGGCGTCACCGAGGCCCGCGCCCGCGCCCAGGCCGTCCTCGCCCTCCAGCGCCCCGCGTTCCTCATCCCCGCCGGCAAGGACGTGGAGGTCTGGGCCGGCGTCGCGGACGAGGGCGAGGGCCGCAGCCTGGGCGACCAGCTGGGCGCCGCCTCCGCGTCCATCCAGGAGCGCCGCGCCGCGGACGACGCCTTCCGCGTCGCGCCGTCGGACCTGTTCCTCGCCCTGGCCTCCGTGCAGGTGCAGGGGCTGGACCCGGAGAAGCTCCTGGAGGTACGCCAGCTCCAGCACCCGGTGACGCCGCTGCTCAGCCCCGCCAGCGGCTACGGCGCCACCACGCTGCCCGCGGACCCCGACGGCGTGGTGCGCGGCGTGCCCCACCTCGTCGCGTACAGCCCGCGCGGCGGTGCGCGCTACGTCCTTCCCTCGCTGCCCCTGGCCGCCGCGATGCGGCTCGCGGGCACGCAGAAGCTGCGGTACGCGGACGGACGGCTCTACATCGGCGACAAGTACTCCGTGCCCATGGACGCGTCCGGCTACAGCCTCCTGCGCTGGGAGGCCCCGGCGGCCACCCGAGGCGCGCGAGGCCCGCTGGCCCGCTCCATCCGCGCGTGGAACGTGCTGCTCAACCTCTTCGACAAGCAGGAGGCGCGGCCCGCCCGCTTCGACCACGACCTGGACGGCCGCGCCGTCATCCTCACCAACACCAGCAGCTACGCCCCCGAGCGCCGGGTGACGCCCATCGGCCCGGGCATCGCCAACGGCGCGGTGCTGGGCCAGGCGCTCGCCAACATCCTCGCGTCGGATGGAATCACCCGCGCGCCGCCCAAGGTGGACATGCTCGCCACCATGGCGCTCGCGTTCTTCGGCGCGTTCCTGGCGCTGTCCTTCAGCTGGCTGCTTCGCTCCGTGGGCGGCGCCTTCCTCTTCGTCTGCGTGGCGGTGGCGGCGGGGGCGGGCTACGTGGGTGCGGCGGGCTATGTCTTCGTCCACGACCAGCTGTGGATCGCTGTCGCGGGGCCGCTGTGGTCCGGCGGGCTCGCCTTCCTGGTGACGACGCTCTACGCCTTCCGCACGGAGCAGGACGTGCGCGAGTTCGTCCACAGCGCGCTGGGCCGCTACGTGAGCCCGGATGTCGCGCGGCTGGTGGCGCGCGACGTGAGCCTGATGAAGCCCGAGCGCCGCCAGATGTCCGTGTACCTCTGCGACATCGAGGGCTTCACGCGCCTGTCGGAAGCCCTGCCGCCGGAGCAACTGGTGCCGCTGCTCAACACCTTCCTCACGGAGATGACCGCCGTGGTGCGCGCCACCGTGGGCCAGGTGGACAAGTACATCGGCGATTCAGTGATGGCCTTCTGGGGCGCGCCCGTGCGCACGGACCGCCACGCGCACCTGGCCTGCGAGGCGGCCCTCAAGCTCCAGGCGGCGCTCGCGCAGAAGCAGCCCCTCTGGGAGAAGCAGTTCGGCCACCGGCTGTCGGTGCGCGCCGGCATCGACACGGGCGACCTGCTGGTGGGCGACATGGGCAGCGAGCTCAAGTCCCACTACACCGTCATGGGCGACGCGGTGGGCATGGCCGGCCGGCTGGAGGCCGCCAACAAGGAGTACGGCACCCAGGTGCTGGTGGGGCAGGCCACCGCGCAGCTCGCCAGCGACGCCTACGTCTTCCGCGAGGTGGACCGCGTGCTCCTGCGCGACCGGCCCCAGCCCGTGCGCGTGCACGAGCTGCTGGGCCGCCGGGGCGAGTTCTCTCAAGAGAAGCAGGCGGGCATCGCCCTCTACGAGAAGGCCCTCACCGCCTACTACGCGCGCGACTTCATCCTGGCCCAGGAGCTGTTCCGCCGCTGCACCGTGGAGCACGGCGACCCGGTGGCCCGCGTCTACGTCCAGCGCTGCCAGCACCTCATCCAGACGCCGCCGCCCGAGGACTGGGACGGAGTCATCCGCTGGGGCCGCCGCAGCACGGACCCGCGCTAG
- a CDS encoding phage holin family protein, protein MHVGSEQTDRGVAALVGRMADGFSRLVTQHLQLARVELAEDAKAMGLDVASIAVFVPFLLVGYAFVCGALAAVLAPWTGWAGALGLMGAVNLMGGGLGILRAVKRMKSRQMMDDSVSELSRSMAVLTAPPPRVSPTPGVNTLKDTTGMAFKEPRDGR, encoded by the coding sequence ATGCACGTGGGCAGTGAACAGACGGATCGCGGCGTGGCCGCGCTCGTCGGGCGCATGGCGGACGGCTTCAGTCGGTTGGTGACGCAGCACCTCCAGCTGGCGCGCGTGGAGCTGGCGGAGGACGCGAAGGCCATGGGCCTGGACGTGGCGAGCATCGCCGTGTTCGTGCCCTTCCTGCTCGTGGGCTACGCCTTCGTCTGCGGGGCGCTGGCGGCCGTGCTCGCTCCGTGGACGGGGTGGGCGGGGGCGCTGGGCCTGATGGGCGCGGTGAACCTGATGGGAGGGGGCCTGGGCATCCTGCGCGCGGTGAAGCGCATGAAGTCCCGCCAGATGATGGATGACAGCGTCAGCGAGCTGTCGCGCAGCATGGCGGTGCTCACCGCGCCGCCCCCGCGGGTGTCCCCGACGCCCGGGGTGAACACGCTGAAGGACACGACGGGAATGGCTTTCAAGGAGCCGCGGGATGGCCGCTAG
- a CDS encoding DUF3618 domain-containing protein: MAASNGHLPRTSAALREEIERTRADLASSVSALRVEVSEVTDWRQWVRKHPYACVGTAFLVGYLVGSRR, translated from the coding sequence ATGGCCGCTAGCAATGGACACCTGCCGCGCACCAGCGCGGCGCTTCGCGAGGAAATCGAGCGCACCCGGGCCGACCTGGCCTCGTCGGTGAGCGCGCTCCGGGTGGAGGTTTCGGAGGTCACGGACTGGCGTCAGTGGGTGCGCAAGCATCCCTACGCCTGCGTGGGGACCGCCTTCCTCGTTGGTTACCTGGTGGGCTCGCGGCGCTGA
- a CDS encoding putative metal-binding motif-containing protein: MSRFRLLWVALLGLSLVRCTVPSLEDLWREKEFCAAGDEDCGMLHIRVDAQGFVPGCLKFEAKEPGGTATRMATVPYRGTARAGTTLTQGFSPPKGWGLTVTVSVAAFEQGCDGQAVTAQDHVSTLREGTVATMDFTLVASDADADGYVSVLTGGTDCDDSNAAVHPGAAEVCNGADDNCNGETDEGFSVGNRCFDGSTQCDGAYQCTASGTGVQCQPSGPVPIWYPDEDQDTYGALDGGIASCVAPAGAFAREGGDCDDGNPFIHPNAPELCDEQDNNCNAMIDEAGACLAGSPTWAGQTVLDGGADFLAVSVYGDGGVWAVGVDLVRVVKTPESTELVSLPKRCTSGPFPLNLYSVWAHPQTGMAFIGIEDGVLMVQTPASMACTPRTAVNPSSITTSGLQGFVADGGVEIYGVGRDSAKVSGATFIWDGGTAAVTASPVEETRLRAVHGISPEVMFAVGEPASSAIYRYDPALATWTFNGSAPSGVSLNAVHVVNPRLAYAVGSGGTVLQWNGTWSSLPGLSSTRENLTGVLAFGTHSIYVTSEGGRVFRFNGTSWSPVYSGAAIHGIAGTRPDDIWVVGRFGQVAHYPGWPQ; this comes from the coding sequence ATGTCCCGTTTCCGTCTGCTTTGGGTGGCATTGCTGGGGTTGAGCCTGGTGCGGTGCACCGTGCCGTCTCTGGAGGACCTCTGGAGGGAGAAGGAGTTCTGCGCGGCGGGGGATGAGGATTGCGGCATGTTGCACATCCGGGTGGATGCGCAGGGGTTCGTGCCGGGGTGTCTGAAGTTCGAGGCGAAGGAGCCCGGGGGCACCGCGACGCGAATGGCGACGGTGCCGTACCGGGGGACGGCGCGCGCGGGCACGACGCTGACGCAGGGGTTCTCCCCGCCCAAGGGCTGGGGACTCACGGTGACGGTGTCTGTCGCCGCGTTCGAGCAGGGGTGTGATGGGCAGGCCGTGACGGCGCAGGACCATGTGTCCACGCTGCGCGAGGGTACCGTCGCCACGATGGATTTCACGCTGGTGGCGTCGGACGCGGACGCGGATGGCTACGTCAGTGTGCTGACAGGGGGCACGGACTGCGATGACTCGAACGCGGCGGTGCATCCGGGCGCGGCGGAGGTCTGCAATGGCGCGGATGACAATTGTAATGGCGAGACGGACGAAGGTTTCAGCGTAGGCAATCGCTGTTTTGACGGCTCGACGCAGTGTGATGGGGCGTACCAGTGCACCGCGAGCGGCACCGGGGTCCAGTGCCAGCCTTCTGGCCCGGTGCCAATCTGGTATCCGGACGAGGACCAGGACACCTATGGTGCACTGGATGGCGGGATCGCCTCATGCGTGGCTCCAGCCGGAGCGTTCGCGCGGGAGGGCGGGGACTGTGACGACGGAAATCCATTCATCCACCCCAACGCCCCTGAGCTCTGCGACGAACAGGACAACAACTGCAATGCAATGATTGATGAGGCTGGGGCCTGCCTGGCTGGCTCCCCGACATGGGCAGGTCAGACCGTATTGGATGGTGGGGCTGATTTTCTTGCTGTCTCAGTCTACGGCGACGGCGGGGTCTGGGCCGTAGGTGTTGATTTGGTCCGCGTGGTCAAGACGCCGGAATCGACGGAGCTTGTCTCGCTGCCGAAAAGGTGTACGTCTGGACCGTTCCCCCTGAATCTGTATTCCGTTTGGGCCCACCCCCAGACAGGGATGGCATTCATTGGCATCGAGGATGGCGTGTTGATGGTGCAGACACCCGCCAGCATGGCCTGCACGCCGCGGACGGCGGTCAACCCCTCCTCCATCACGACGTCGGGGCTCCAGGGATTCGTCGCGGATGGAGGTGTCGAGATCTACGGCGTGGGCAGGGACTCCGCGAAGGTCAGTGGAGCGACCTTCATCTGGGATGGAGGAACCGCGGCCGTGACGGCCAGTCCCGTCGAGGAGACCCGGTTGCGCGCCGTTCATGGAATCTCCCCCGAGGTCATGTTCGCGGTCGGGGAGCCCGCATCGTCAGCCATCTACCGCTACGATCCTGCCCTCGCGACCTGGACGTTCAATGGCTCCGCACCCTCGGGAGTGAGCTTGAACGCGGTCCATGTCGTGAATCCCAGATTGGCCTATGCCGTGGGAAGCGGGGGCACGGTGCTGCAGTGGAATGGCACCTGGTCCTCGCTCCCCGGGCTTTCTTCGACACGTGAAAACCTGACGGGTGTGTTGGCCTTCGGCACGCATTCCATCTACGTCACCAGTGAGGGCGGGCGTGTCTTTCGCTTCAATGGCACTTCCTGGAGCCCGGTGTATTCAGGTGCGGCGATCCATGGGATTGCTGGCACCCGTCCTGATGACATCTGGGTCGTCGGCCGGTTCGGTCAGGTCGCCCACTATCCGGGTTGGCCGCAGTGA
- a CDS encoding TetR/AcrR family transcriptional regulator: MGQQKTAPESGTRESERRRTILRAAIDVFARKGYHGCRIADVAKEAGVAYGLVYHYFKNKDELLETVFETGWSGFIARARAVAESEGPLVEKVRRIADVAFEAYRVDPRAVKVLILEIARSPAGARINRQTAFVDVIRLSAQMFTHAKEAGELRPDVDPLLASALLFGSIEMGLTAFVVGLADARDTAMLERAKAQIADSFLHGVLLGGASPRAEAAKPEATKHEPSKSEPPRGEAAEDPAPLKREKAASKAKAPKRG, encoded by the coding sequence GTGGGCCAGCAGAAGACGGCGCCGGAGAGCGGGACCCGGGAGAGCGAGCGCCGCCGCACCATCCTGCGGGCCGCCATCGACGTGTTCGCCCGCAAGGGCTACCACGGCTGCCGCATCGCGGACGTCGCCAAGGAGGCGGGCGTCGCGTACGGGCTCGTCTACCACTACTTCAAGAACAAGGATGAGCTGCTGGAGACCGTCTTCGAGACGGGCTGGAGCGGCTTCATCGCTCGCGCGCGCGCCGTCGCCGAGAGCGAGGGGCCGCTGGTGGAGAAGGTCCGCCGCATCGCGGACGTGGCCTTCGAGGCCTACCGCGTGGACCCCCGCGCGGTGAAGGTGCTGATCCTCGAGATTGCCCGCTCGCCGGCCGGCGCCCGCATCAACCGGCAGACGGCTTTCGTGGACGTCATCCGCCTGAGCGCGCAGATGTTCACCCACGCGAAGGAGGCGGGGGAGCTGCGCCCGGACGTGGATCCGCTGCTCGCGTCCGCGCTGCTCTTCGGCTCCATCGAAATGGGCCTCACCGCCTTCGTCGTGGGGCTGGCGGACGCGCGCGACACGGCGATGCTCGAGCGCGCCAAGGCGCAGATCGCCGACTCCTTCCTCCACGGCGTGCTGCTGGGCGGCGCGTCTCCCCGCGCGGAAGCCGCGAAGCCCGAGGCGACGAAGCACGAGCCCTCGAAGTCCGAGCCTCCGCGGGGCGAGGCCGCGGAGGACCCGGCCCCGCTGAAGCGGGAGAAGGCCGCCTCCAAGGCGAAGGCCCCCAAGCGCGGCTGA
- a CDS encoding M23 family metallopeptidase yields the protein MSARNPAAARVLVLSLLASGAPALAATPAASARVVTASVPVSTGTAAAPGLRAPGAPTPGAVVQGELAPLKVAPLEGPRLSLQPTHPKPGDPVLVTVSGASALPTGTLAGRPLRFFAWNNGYAALTSLPVEQAEGTVPVDITAPGRGLPVLLSGVLTVGAPGFRERELKVANKYVSPPKAVKARMEADRKAFAAAFAQPFQAPVFTRNFAWPREATVTAPFGDRRSFNGKLQTQHFGVDLDGATGSPVVAANDGTVVMARDNYASGNTVLLHHGAGLYTAYFHLSRVDVKVGAKVKQGEALGLVGSTGRVTGPHLHWGVKADDRWVDGQTLLKLDFTGAPETPGVAANASGLGTP from the coding sequence ATGTCCGCCCGGAACCCTGCCGCCGCTCGCGTCCTCGTCCTCTCCCTGCTCGCCTCCGGCGCTCCGGCGCTCGCCGCCACGCCCGCCGCCTCCGCCAGGGTGGTGACCGCCAGCGTGCCGGTCTCCACGGGCACGGCCGCCGCGCCGGGCCTGCGCGCTCCGGGCGCGCCCACGCCGGGCGCCGTGGTGCAGGGAGAGCTCGCGCCGCTGAAGGTGGCGCCCCTGGAGGGTCCGCGCCTGTCGCTCCAGCCCACCCACCCCAAGCCGGGCGACCCGGTGCTGGTGACGGTGAGCGGCGCGTCCGCGCTGCCCACGGGCACGCTCGCGGGCCGGCCCCTGCGCTTCTTCGCGTGGAACAACGGCTACGCGGCCCTCACCAGCCTCCCGGTGGAGCAGGCGGAGGGCACGGTGCCGGTGGACATCACCGCCCCCGGGCGAGGCCTGCCGGTGCTGCTGTCCGGCGTGCTCACCGTGGGCGCGCCGGGCTTCCGCGAGCGCGAGCTGAAGGTGGCCAACAAGTACGTGTCACCGCCCAAGGCGGTGAAGGCGCGCATGGAGGCGGACCGCAAGGCGTTCGCCGCGGCGTTCGCGCAGCCCTTCCAGGCGCCGGTGTTCACCCGGAACTTCGCCTGGCCGCGCGAGGCCACGGTGACGGCGCCCTTCGGCGACCGCCGCTCGTTCAACGGCAAGCTGCAGACGCAGCACTTCGGCGTGGACCTGGACGGCGCCACGGGCTCGCCGGTGGTCGCCGCCAACGACGGCACGGTGGTGATGGCGCGCGACAACTACGCGTCCGGAAACACCGTGCTGCTGCACCACGGCGCGGGGCTCTACACCGCGTACTTCCACCTGTCGCGCGTCGACGTGAAGGTCGGCGCGAAGGTGAAGCAGGGCGAGGCGCTGGGACTGGTGGGCAGCACCGGCCGCGTCACCGGCCCGCACCTCCACTGGGGCGTGAAGGCGGATGACCGCTGGGTGGATGGCCAGACGCTGCTCAAGCTGGACTTCACCGGCGCCCCGGAGACGCCGGGAGTGGCCGCCAACGCCTCCGGCCTGGGCACGCCGTAA